One window of Biomphalaria glabrata chromosome 6, xgBioGlab47.1, whole genome shotgun sequence genomic DNA carries:
- the LOC129926760 gene encoding probable phosphorylase b kinase regulatory subunit beta, with translation MLNIKLNGFYMLSKHQILRNQSPINGLFPSIGSDKNTNRIAHVQDSIYCAVAVWSLAQVYNQIFIRIDSNPLLVNVSLKIDDDQGSIISWAKLMIGMLQCWIFKLASFSLRATMVHLKHFSMCNVGYDRQIK, from the exons CAAAACATCAAATCTTGCGAAACCAGAGTCCTATCAATGGTCTTTTTCCTTCTATTGGATCTGACAAGAATACAAATAGAATAGCTCATGTTCAGGATTCTATTTACTGTGCAGTTGCTGTTTGGTCACTGGCTCAAGTTTATAA TCAGATTTTCATCAGAATAGATAGCAATCCTTTGTTAGTCAATGTCTCACT AAAGATTGATGATGACCAGGGCAGTATCATTAGTTGGGCCAAGCTGATGATAGGTATGTTGCAATGTTGGATATTcaagttggcctccttcagtcttagagcgactatggttcatctcaaacacttttccATGTGCAATGTTGGATATGACAGGCAGATAAA gtAG